From the genome of Astatotilapia calliptera chromosome 3, fAstCal1.2, whole genome shotgun sequence:
tgagtaccaaactcagttttgctcccgctttatttttaaacacgcatacttgtatgcgccctataatcaggtgcgccttatgtgtgttaaatacagtaatggcacacataactgagactgcgccttttagtacggtgtgtcttatggtcgtgaaaatacggtactcGAGCTGCGATATGAAATTCCCAGCCGCCCACACATCAGGGAGATAATGGTGCCAAAACTTTCTAAAGAGGTAAAGACAAGCAGTGTGTGCACGATGTCAGTCCTTGGTTTAATGGCACAGTGGACTGATGATCCACGGGCAGATGGGGAGTTCGTTCGTCAATGCCAAATACTTtcgttattttgtttgtttgtttacaatatggactgcaaatctgcaacaatttaaaatttattttattctcaaacctaatttgtatttattttattccaaacagaagtgtttattttagggctgtcaaatgattaaaatttttaatcagATTAATCACAgcctaaaaattaattaatcatgATTAATCACAACTCGAAATATGACCAAAATGTGTGCAAACATACGGACAGATAGCGGATTTTTACACACTTGTTAGTGTTATTTAATGCTAAGACCACGCTGAGTGGCCTGCGTTCACTCAGCGTGGTCTGACGTAGGCTGGGTGTTGTGCTGGAAGCGAATTAATCACAGCCTAAAAATTTATTAATCGCAACTCgaaatatatgtgtatatgtgtgtatatatgtgtaaaaatcaGGACAGATAGTGGTTTTTAACacacttgtttgttttatttattattaattgtgaGTACAAGCAGTACAAGCAGAACAGGGCTTCAAATAATTGTGAGGGATTTTTACTGAATGTTTTCCACCCGTTTAAATCTAGCACATTGTTTTATCCATATACATCTTCAAGTTCACAGAACATAGGCCTAATTCAACAGGCAAAATGTGGAGGCAGGAGTGGCCAGGTATCTGCGAGCAAGGCGGGCCAGCTGGCTGTGGGCTCCTGCATGAGCTGCCCACCACTGTAAGGGACAGTCCTCTAAGGCAGTGCAGGGCTCTGCTCTGTAGCGCTGTATGGCTCTGTCCTGCTGTACCTCCTCCTCTGACTCAGAGTCAGAGTCCATCTGCAGCAGGCTCAGCCTCTTCTTGGCTGGACCTTCTTCTGCAGTGTGTGATCTTCTAGGAGAGTCTTCATGCAGCATGCCTGCCAGTGTGGTCCACACTGCTTCTCTGTCAGTCTTGGGCACACTGCGTAGGTCTTTAAAACGTGGGTCCAGTGCAGTTGCGATCTGGAGCCATGCATAGTTGGTATGTTCCTGGCGGGAAGCAAGGTCTTCCTTAAACTTCTCTTTAAACCTCACCACATATGCAGGGTCCTCATCAGTTACTTCCATGACACGGCGCAGGTGGCAGAAGGCTGGTAGAACTACAGAGCAGGAGACGTAGGCCTCTCCTCCCAGCAGTTCAGTCACATATCTGCAgtggaatacacacacacacacacacacacacacacacacacacacacacacacacagagataagacagcaaattaaaaaaagctttttaatactaggtaatattaataaaatatttgatttcatttattttttaaataagacattttcataataacaaaactgatttaAGATGTATGTTTGATACATTTAATCTAAACCTACAATTATGGTCACAATGACAGGCTCACCTGCAGGGCTCTAGAAGTGTCTCCAGTCTCTGAAGTTTGTCCCACTCTGGAGGCGTCAGGAGGACAagtttatgcttttgtttatcCAGAGTCGCGGTTACTGCAGTTTGGTTGCGGATCAAGCGCTTCACCATCTCCAGCGTGGAGTTCCAGCGCGTAGGCACGTCCTGGGCCAACGGCTCCTGCTTGCGCCCCAGTGACACCTGCTCTGCGTtcagctctgctgtgtttgctgggCTGTGCTTAAAATGGCCAACAATTTTGCGGCATTTGGCCAGCGCAGTGACAAAGCCACTGTCTGCGAGACTCACTGTGATGCATCTCTGTAGAATGTGCGCGGTACACGGCATGTGATTGAATGGCATGATGCGAGCCGCGGCGATCATATTGCGCGCACTGTCCGTGCCTACTGTTGTCACCTTCTCCTCAATTCTCCACCTGCGAGCAACAGTCTGGAACTGCTCTGCACAAGCCTCCGCAAAGTGCCGCTCTTCCGTTTTCATTATAGTCAGCGCAAAGGATGTCAGACCCCAGGCTTCAGTGATTAAATGCGCAGTAACTCCCAGGTAATTGTCATTACTCAATGATGTCCAGTGGTCTCCTGTCAGAGCCACGCATTCTGTGTGAACTAAagcctcttcttttttctttttctccgttTCATACAGTTCGTGGATTCGAATTGTTATTGTGCTTCTCGCTGGGGGCTTGTAGGACGCGTCCTGAGATGCAACCTTTAAAACATCCGCAAAGCccttgtcctccacaatgcttaGCGGTCTGCAGTCCTTTGCTATCCATTTGGCTATATTGTCGGTCAGTTTGTCCAAAGAAGACTTACCGAGTGGCCTGCGTTCACTAAGAGTGGTCTGACGCAGGCCGGGTGAAGCTGCTGCCCCGACAAACGCGTGTTTGGCATTAAGGTGGTATTTTAAGGTcgaatttgaacggtgaaattGAAACTCTTTACTACAGTGAGTGCAAATTACAACGCGTTTGTTTATTGTCCCATCTATGTTCTTCTTGTATTTAAATTCCCCATCCAGAAGGCCATCCGCTTCCTGCTTCTCCATTTTCAGTGGCGCGGTAAACAAATCAAGTGGAATTATGGGAGCGACTTATCTGCGTGTTGCGCTAAATAGTTAAATATTCTAACGTAATTAATTCCAAAATTTAATTATCGCAATTAACGCGTTAATTTCGACAGCtatagtttatttattattccgaAAGCTCGAGACAGTGCCAATAGTTCAGtgatattttgttaaattacaATGTGGAGACTCTGCAATAATTTAACAGAAGTGCTTATTTTTCACTTGAAatttttttgtggtcatttttattaagatattatttattatcggcagagaataaaataaaacctgtcttccaattcattgtgtgtgtgtgtgtgtgtgtgtgtgtgtgtgtgtgtgtgtgtgtgtgtgtgtgtgtgtgtgtgtgtgtgtgtgtgtttgtgtgtgtgtgtggtagaagtATCGGTTTTTGTACTCTGTATCGGCAAGTACTCAGATCCAAGTATCGGTATCGTATCGGTTTGAAAAAATTGGTATCGTTGCATCCCTACAATACAGTATAAGGTGCTCTGAGCCGACTGTTGTTGCgatggtgctgtataaataaaataaaattgaaaataattGAGTGTTTATGAACAAAACATGTTAAATAGTCAAGGCCACAATTTTTAGACTGTATGGCCACTTCAGAGGTAGTGaattgctgctgtttttgtttttttttgttttttaatttgaattggTCTCATATTGATTTCTGCGTAATCATTTGAGCAGTTAAAGTGTGGAGTGTTAACAGCTTTAACCATGTGCATCATGACCATACTAACAAAAGTTTAAGCATGCAGTGGAAGTTGTAAGGTTGAGTATGGCCCAATAATTCTGGTAAGCACAAGCCACATGGTGAGGTTTCTGTAAAGCCAAATGTCAGATTTTTAGTTGTAGAAACGATCAAAAGTTTCTTGTCCTCTGATGATGGAAAGAAGCTAGAGGAGGCGGTTTGAGAATAAATTTGGCCACGTCCTGAACGTTTCTGCTGTACCTTTTCCTGTGTGAAACCTTTTATAAAGTTGGCATCAGCTGTGGTTAGAAGCTGCAAAGTTTTATGCACAGgatgtttgtctttatttgcCTGGTGCCATTGTTATTCATGTAGATACAAAGTAATGCTGAAtaggtttaaaataaaactatttttttatattttaatattgagAATTACGTTTTCTCAGGCTCctttttgcctgttttataGCCTTAACTACATTACTGATGTTATTTTCTCACAAAGGAAATCCTTTAGAGGAAACAAGTCACCTTACACTTGTTTACAAGCATTTATTGTGTCATTGTCAGTGTCGTTCTGCACATGTAAGCTTAACTGCAGCTGTTAGCATATACTCACTCCTGCTAGCAGTGATGTACAACAATGGTGTTTCCCAATCTGCAGGTGAAAATCCTGAAGGATAATGTCCAGTTAAGCTTAGCTCAATTATGCAGCAGAACAAATCCACGAGTGAGTGATTCAAAAACACCAAATTGAAGGTTTTGGGGTTTTGGGCTCAGTGAAAGTCTGGACATGATCCAGTCATGATGCTTTGGCCTCACCTTAAACAGGTCATGCTCAAAACTCCACCATTATGGCTgatttaaaacaattctgcaaagaagagtgggccaaaattcctccacagtgctcATTGTTAGTtagttgtttgcatttttttttttttttttttttttttttcccccccacaagGGTCACACAACCAGTTATGTGGATTAGGGGCAATTAGTTTTTCCACATAtggccaggtaggtttggataacttttggaaataatttaaataattcatGTTGTATTTACTCTGCTTCAGGCAATTATCCTTGGGAAAGATGGTGACTCCAAATTGCtgttaatgtgtgtgaatgttagtgaAAAAGTAGCTAAAGTTTAGTTTGTGTGACTGGGTAAATGGAGGATGTTGTATAAAGGACTTGGTCCTCTGGGAGAGAAGAAACGTGCTATTTTCGTTTACCATTCACGCCACTGTATGCAGCTGGCTTAGTCTGATACTGAATACGGACTTTGTCTCTGTCCTCAACAGCTGGTGACTCTGGTCCAGATGTGGGTGGTTCCTCTTTACTTCACCATCAAACTGTACTGGTGGCGTTTTCTGTCCATGTGGGGGATGTTCTCCATCATCACTAGCTACGTCATCTTCAGAGCCACCCGCAAACCGCTGTCCTGCAGGACGCCGAGGTAAGGGGAACAGTGGAGACAAACTAAAGAGTTTATTTTACTGAAATAAAGGAAAGACCAAAGATTTCAGAACGGATTATCTGAGTTATGGCAACCTACATACAATTACACCCTGTTTTATCCTTTGGCTAATTAATATATAGTTTAGAAATAGAGACCCATTACAGTTGTAGACATCTGGGTCATTATGTTTATAAATAATGTAGAATTTAAGCTTTAAAATTAAGTATTTTCTGTTTATACACTTGGGAGCCCTTTTTGGCTTTTTGGCCTAATACTTTATAATaagatgaaaaacataaaaccagcagaaaactgcaaaacaaaggcaaataaaaagatatacatacataaaatTTAACAAAGCAAAACCAATTAGAACTTTAGCTCCTAATTTCAAAACCCTTTAATTCAAAGCAGATGTGTCCAGTGACACATGACAGTGTGTCATGGTGAATGATAACTAACAAGACAACTATTGTCTTTGTCTCTTTGAATTTCCAGGATGGTCTACAAGTGGTTTCTGCTCATCTACAAGCTGAGTTATGCAGTCGGGGTTCTGGGCTACATGGCCATCATGTTCACCATGTTCGGCTTCAACGTCTTCTTCAGGTGAGTCAGTGCTGACAGCTCAGCTCTTAATGAGCTTGTTTAATCACACAGAGGTGATTCAAAGCTAATTTGGGCTGTTCCCTTATTCACAAGCAGTTACCACAGCAGGTAGATCTGCATATTTctattggcagatttttttcacCTTATAttatggagtttttccttccgacTGTCGCCAACGCTTGCTAATAGGGGGCCATATAATTGCAGGGCTTTTTTCCCGGTTTTTGTATTCTTGTAGGATCTTTACTTTACTATattaagtgccttgaggcaactgttgtgtgTAACTTGggactatataaataaaatagaattgagAGCCTTTCCTGACAAAACCATGTTACACAATGGAGCCACTGTTCATACAATAGTGGCTGTTAAACACTGAAAGTATTCAAACGAAAAGTATTCAGAAATCAAAATGTAGAGCAGTTAGAGCAACGACACACAGTCTGCTTTAGTCACTGTCAGAAACCCAGGTTATTGGAGTTGTGTACTTTgtaatgaatacattttatttttctgctttctgttttcactgagttTCACTTCATTAAGTTTCACTTCATTAAGTTTCACTTCATTAAGTTTCACTTGCGCTGAGTTTCATTTCCAGAACGGACTAAACATGCAGAAAGTTACCAGTGCCACTCAAGTGTAGCAGTGAACTGTAGATGGTGCTAACGTGTTGACTTCTGGTTGAGTTTACGGCCATCACTGAGTTCTGTTTTATTTGAGGTTTCAATTGCCTGGAAGAGTTTAAGATagtgagacaaaacacaaataaacctCTTTCAGTGGAAGTATTGAAAAGTTTTCGTTAAGAGTCACTCCATGAAAAATCAGTTCTGAGCCAGTATATGAGGACGATACAGTGGACATGAATGTCCCTTCATGTCCCCATACATTTATCACAAGTTGAACAGGCAGGTAAACTACAAGACATGAAGAGAGCATCCACTGATCCTGATACAAACTAGATTTTGCAGTTGGAGAGGTTATAAAATTGATGTGCTTGTGGTTTTTAACAGACCTTAAACATATTTTCAGTCCAGATGTGGTTTTCTCCTTGCTTAGGATATACACCAGGCTTAAGGATACAGGAAACATAATTAAGAGCAACAAAATGCTAATCCACCTCATCTAGGTTAACTGGCTTAGAAAATATTCATGCTGTGAAGGtaaatgtttgcatgttttaaacagattaaagtttaataaatcAGGTGACTCTGAGGGGTCAAGAGTTGAAGATATGGTTAATTTGATTAAACTGTGGTCTTAACATCTTAAATATGATTTTGGCTGAGTGAGCTGTCAAACAGTAGTCCTTTCACCTTTTACATGTCCAGGACAGACTACCTTCAGATACAGTGTAACGGCTCTTTAGTGGCTTTTTGGATACTAAGTGGTAGTTACATAACTCCATTTAAACACCTCTCAGTTCCATTGAGCACAGTTAAATTAGCTGTACTGACATGAGTACAGCTACATAACAGAGTTattcctttttctctttgtacAGGATCAAAGCAGAGGACTCGATGGATGTTGGTGTGATTATGCTGTTTTATGGACTTTACTACGGCGTCATGGGCAGAGACTTTGCTGAAATCTGTTCGGACTGCATGGCTTCTACAATCGGGGTAAAACACGTTTTTTGCCCTCCCAGGTCAACATAACAGCCTTCAGCTAGTTTGTgaataaataaagctaacaGTGTTTTGAACTACAATTACATTTAAGCTTAAGTGCTTGCAAACAGTACAAATAGTCTTAGAGTCTGTCATCATTTTTGAAGTTTAACACAAACACGATCAAAAACAGTTTTGAAAGAAAATGGCTACAGAAACTTGACTGTTGTTTGTGtatataaatcaataaaagtaaaacacaaaacaataacaacatttGTGTATGCCTGCTGATGTAGCACTTTTGTGTTTCCAGTACTACAACAAGGGTGGCATGCCCAGCAGGAACCTAACCAATGATATCTGTGCGGTCTGTGGTCAGAGGATCCTGGTGAACTTGGAGGAGGAAGGATTTATAGAAGACACCTACCAGCTCTCCTGTGGACACTTGTATCCTAAAGTCCTGTTGTTTCCTACAGGTCCAAAGGCTTTTTATAATTTCAAAAGATCTTGACGTATATCTGCATAGATCCCCAGGTCCAGGAATCTTAAGTGCTTAAATCGAGGGCAGCTCAACTTCTTTTAAGGTTCTTGAAGACATTTAACCTCTCGTCTGAAAGCCTTCTTCAGTTCCAACAGCTGACTGGGAGTCCCAGTTATTTAATCATCTGTGGAGGTGTTCCTGAGAGACCCTAACTTGCCCCATTCACATGTGAATTGTTAGGTCACATGGGGCAAAGGTAGGACTGAGTCCTCCATCATCGTCTCCATCATCTTTTTGAACTGAAGAATATTAGAGGTGGAGTGTTACGCTAACTTTCATGCTTGCTAGCTTCAAGGACAAATTTATTGGATGGCCTCTTAACCGCACAGCAAGTGATATTATTTGATATACGATTacattaaaatgctccaaaagtgaaaaaacatgcTCGAGGTCTGGTTCAGTGACTTTAGTTAGCCAAGCTTAGCAGGAAAGTAACAGCTACAGCCACCTATGTCAGGGAGCCACCTGTAAATCAAAATGGCTTTAGTTACACAGATGGAGTTTATATGATGATGATTTATTTCAGTAAACAGGTTGCTCTTTCTGCCTTAACTCAATCCTGAACCAACAGATTCCACGAGTTCTGCATCCGTGGCTGGTGCATTGTTGGCAAGAAGCAGACATGTCCATACTGCAATGAGAAGGTTGACTTGAAGAGGATGATGAACAACCCGTATCCTTTTGCTGTCCATTAAGGGCTGAAAATTGAAGTTTTGgtggggttttgtttgttatatgttgttgttgttttttttctttaaaaaaagaagataacatggaattaatgaataaataagtagAAACTTCTTCAGATCTTCATAGAAAGTGATTTCTATGAAGCAAGTCATCtccaaataactgaaaaaaagcGTAGACTATTAACATTGTCCTTGTAACAGTCAACATTATGTTCTTTTACTTATTTGATTTCACTGCTCTTTATTAATACAGTGCACCCCCAAAGTTTGTCTAAAAAACATGATGTTTGTCCTTAATGCCTCAATTTCCAGCTGGGAGAAGACGCATGTCCTTTATGGGCAGCTTCTCGACTGGCTCAGATACCTGGTTGCTTGGCAACCCATCATCATTGGTATAGTTCACGGCATTAATTTCTCCCTGGGCCTCGAGTAAAGCCCAGAGGAACACCGCCGTAAGTACGGCTGGAGTTGAGTTACACTCAGGACAGGTGTGGTAGCAAACTGTCACAGTAGGCGCTACAAGGAACCGATTGCAGCTGCTTTCAAAGCATTTCGTTTCGTGTTCTCGGACTGAACTCTTGCACGGTTTACTGCAGAGTAAATGGAAAACGTCAGAGTCTCAACACGACCCCAAAACTGCTGCCAACCCAAATAAAACGATTGGAGTGCAGAGCCAGTATTTTGGAAGATGAATCTAGTTTGGTCCTTCTGGAAGTGAGGCTGTCATTCATGCTATTTCTGTTTACCTGAAAGGTGCTTTACTTTTTTCCATCTTACAGATTTTAGTGATTAATTTGCACActccccttttttttgtttcttttttttttaataaaacatttctctttCTCATTAGACTTTATCTGTATTGGATTGTTGTAGCTCTTTGCACATTGCTTATAATAAGGACAGCTCTGGGTAACATTTGGACACATTGATTAATTGTAACATGACAGTATTTGAGTGTGCCAATGCAAAGTACTGAAGCATGCTGTGTATTATGTGTAATCTTGATTCTGTTTGTTATGCTGAACTGTGGTAGAAATGAAAGAATACGTCTCTCACAGCATTGATAAAACGCAAAGGTCCGGTGTGACTCTCGGCAGCAATTTGTTGTACAGTTTTCATAGAATTCAAAAGGTGTTGTAATTTATTCTGCCATGTtaatgaaagtgaaaataaatctgCTCTTATGCACTAGCTCTCTGGCATATTTAATCATGTGAATGCCATTCCAAGTTTAAACAGGTCTCATCAGGTGTCAGACTTGTAATAACTGAATCATGTTTATCATAGTCGCAGTTCAGGTTTGATGAAAAATAGTTTTCCCTTGACTGTGCAGCCACAGTTGGATGACATCAATCACTCTGAATTCTCAGCCTGGATTTATGACATGGTCTTCTGGTTGTTTCATGCCTCTATAGTCACAAAGTGCACACTTAAATGTTGAGATTTCTATCATGCTTTCACCTAATGTTACTCTTGTTGTGAGAGGATGTAAGGTTGTGATAAAAATCACCTCAGAGCTTATTGTGTCCTCCAGGTTCTCTTCTAGTGAGGCCCACGGTTtccaaatttcagctgaaaATCTGAAGAATAGGATCCCTTTCCTGCAGCCATGTCCATATAAATATCTCCAGGACCAGGAAGAATTAGTGTGTGGTCCAGTTATATAATACGAATTGCACTGGCACATTCAAAATATCCAAAATTTTTTTTCTAGATAAACTTTGCCACACACAAACtacttttatattatatatttgtttactTGGAGGGGTGATACTGTTTCCATCAACCACCAGTTCACCTGTAAAACCAACTTAAAAGTTGTTTTCTTGGATTCAGGATTTTTATATTAAAGAAAGATTTTGGTTActgaaagaaaacttttttttttctgttgtcatgGAAAGGAGTAAGTAAATGCTGGTGGTAGGGCTTGGAGGTTTGAgtgtttcacttgcatttaATAGTCTTTGGTTTGGCCTGTAAACTGAGTTTAGGAGTACATGTGAATAAAAACTATTACTAGATTCAGCACATGGCACCTCGACAGCCCTCAGTTGGATAATGTTCACAGATTGGGTTTCAAATCAGTTTTTAATAAGTAAACATTATCATAAACATTAAAGTAAATTTCCCTACTATTTACTGTAAAGTGTTACCCAGTCCAGTCTAAATTGTTGTTGTGTACACATTGCACTGTTTACATTTAATgtactcttttgtttttgaaaataatttgagtgtctgttgttgtaatttataTGAAGCTGAAGTTGGTAAGTGGTTAATTTAATGTAGCAGTAGGTGTCAACttgttacatgtgtgtttatgaatGAATAGACTTATGAAGCAAAACCTCCATGGACGAGCAGAACAGGGTCATTTAAATGCCCAGTTCCAGTCTGACACATAACCACAGTCACTCCATTCGTTTGGAGGTTAATTCAGAACATTAATGCTTACTAAACAGGAACACGGTTACAAATTTGAGTTATTTAAGAATGACCAGTAGATTCCACATGTAATCACAACGTAGAAACAAAGATATTACCATTGGTTTATATTTGCATAAAGACACAGATTCTGCTGTTATTCAGCACAAATGTATATAAATACATGTGCTTTGCCAGTGAATATAAAGCCTGATGAGATGTAAGGTGCATTAAACTCCAGAACTAAAATGAATCAAGTGACCAAGTGCCAAAGACTGTAGTTTAATGGCTCCACAAACGAGTCAGTCCTCATAGTCTGCCTGCCCACAGATGCTAATCTACAGTGGCCCTGAGTCAAACACACTGCAATTTCAGTTAAATTGCAGTGTGTTTTATTCAACTGAAGTGTTTTTGAGGAGATTATAACGTGATGGAACAGCTGCGGAAGGGACCGGCTAGCAGTAAATAGCTAATGGTGAATATTTATctacagtattatatgaatATGATTAAAAAGCACATTACAAGCATAATTTCCTCCCTCACAACACTGATGAACCCTTTGCTTCTTACATCTCTTTGTGCAGTTCTTTGCATACTTTGGTGTCTGGCACTCCCACAGCTGTTTTGTCACCTTAATGTCTCCCCAAAAAACACTCCTATTTTGTGTTGcctgttgatttgttttttttttttttttttggttattagttttttttttacttctattgtgttttgtgtgcttccGGAGTATTTTTCTGTTTGCGGGTGCTTTCTTAAGTTGCATtgtgtttgacctctcaggCTCACCATACTTATCAGATAAAGCCAGTCTATGAGAATGTGTAAGGAACCCGTAGGGACTGAGTCCCACTCTTATGTTTAAAATGGAATTTGTTTCAGTAACAGTGATGACCTGTAAACATTTAACAGTTTGTATATGCGTCAGaaacaaagcttttctttgcaaagtCAAACTGCTCTCTTATCACGACTACTGCTGATGACTTTGTATTAAAtaagtaataaaaacaacaaaaggtgGTTAAAATGatggaaatttatttttttattggacATGTGGTTTCATAAAGAAAATTCTGTTGcatgttttgaaatattaattATGTCTAAAGGGTCATTCCTGTTGGCATAATTAAGATTTATATAGTTcatttactaaataaatgtgtgttggGCAGCTTTTTCATTGTAGTAAATGCTGTTTATTGGTAATGTGCTTAGAAAAATCAGATCTCACAGTTTCACCTAAGAGCTTTTGAGATTATTTCCATGTTAAGGACTTGGATAAGTGTTTATGAACTTGCACTCGTGAGGGCCATTGTCATCAGTGAGCAAGactagctaacgttagcttgGAAATAGAGAAAGTTAAAAAGAGCAGTTAATAATTTGCTTTCTTACCTGTTTACCTTTGCTCACTTATGAGAATTTTCATGATTGCgtttaaatgaaaatggaaaaccCTCCTGATTACTCACCTGTGGTGATGCATTTAATATCTTAAAAAACAACCCTTTATTCACATTCTAAAAGTACACATTTTAAAGCTTATAGTAAATGCTTCTCACTTTTAATAACTCCTCTGAGTCATTGCCCATGCCAGATAGCGAACCCCTGGTCGTGTGAAGTCCATATTTCAGTGCCTCATAAATGTCCTTTTTCAAGATAAAGTGGTCTTTTATTGTTGCTATAAAAAGCAAACCTTTGCAATAAACTTGCCCTTTGATCAGTATCTTGATGAATAagtcttttgtatttttgttgaaTACATGTGACTAGAGACTGTGATGAAACCCACCAATGTGCTTCCTTCTgctattaatacatttttttctttttttagtgtaAAGTTTCATCAGGCTTACTCATCTTGGCACTCTCTAAATTTTAATTACTatacttttgttcattttagttaatgggttagggttagggtttaatttgtatcatatttgctaaATCTAGCATTTACAATAACATTTGCTTCAAAATGTATTGTAA
Proteins encoded in this window:
- the LOC113019427 gene encoding zinc finger BED domain-containing protein 1-like, with translation MEKQEADGLLDGEFKYKKNIDGTINKRVVICTHCSKEFQFHRSNSTLKYHLNAKHAFVGAAASPGLRQTTLSERRPLGKSSLDKLTDNIAKWIAKDCRPLSIVEDKGFADVLKVASQDASYKPPARSTITIRIHELYETEKKKKEEALVHTECVALTGDHWTSLSNDNYLGVTAHLITEAWGLTSFALTIMKTEERHFAEACAEQFQTVARRWRIEEKVTTVGTDSARNMIAAARIMPFNHMPCTAHILQRCITVSLADSGFVTALAKCRKIVGHFKHSPANTAELNAEQVSLGRKQEPLAQDVPTRWNSTLEMVKRLIRNQTAVTATLDKQKHKLVLLTPPEWDKLQRLETLLEPCRYVTELLGGEAYVSCSVVLPAFCHLRRVMEVTDEDPAYVVRFKEKFKEDLASRQEHTNYAWLQIATALDPRFKDLRSVPKTDREAVWTTLAGMLHEDSPRRSHTAEEGPAKKRLSLLQMDSDSESEEEVQQDRAIQRYRAEPCTALEDCPLQWWAAHAGAHSQLARLARRYLATPASTFCLLN
- the LOC113019429 gene encoding RING finger protein 175-like isoform X1, producing MAGVHPQDDLLKMTHRENWKVQHERLHMKHRGHEAMHAEMVLILIATLVVAQIVLVQWKQRHHRSYNLVTLVQMWVVPLYFTIKLYWWRFLSMWGMFSIITSYVIFRATRKPLSCRTPRMVYKWFLLIYKLSYAVGVLGYMAIMFTMFGFNVFFRIKAEDSMDVGVIMLFYGLYYGVMGRDFAEICSDCMASTIGYYNKGGMPSRNLTNDICAVCGQRILVNLEEEGFIEDTYQLSCGHLFHEFCIRGWCIVGKKQTCPYCNEKVDLKRMMNNPWEKTHVLYGQLLDWLRYLVAWQPIIIGIVHGINFSLGLE
- the LOC113019429 gene encoding RING finger protein 175-like isoform X2; the encoded protein is MAGVHPQDDLLKMTHRENWKVQHERLHMKHRGHEAMHAEMVLILIATLVVAQIVLVQWKQRHHRSYNLVTLVQMWVVPLYFTIKLYWWRFLSMWGMFSIITSYVIFRATRKPLSCRTPRMVYKWFLLIYKLSYAVGVLGYMAIMFTMFGFNVFFRIKAEDSMDVGVIMLFYGLYYGVMGRDFAEICSDCMASTIGYYNKGGMPSRNLTNDICAVCGQRILVNLEEEGFIEDTYQLSCGHFWEKTHVLYGQLLDWLRYLVAWQPIIIGIVHGINFSLGLE